The Chelonoidis abingdonii isolate Lonesome George chromosome 9, CheloAbing_2.0, whole genome shotgun sequence genome has a segment encoding these proteins:
- the DIS3L gene encoding DIS3-like exonuclease 1 isoform X1: MQTACQAVQHQRGRRQYNRLRNLVKDARHDCILFANEFQQYCYLPRERGESMEKWQTRSIYNAAVWYYNHCLGQLPVVMVTEDEDAIREYGGETEGVFVISFKNYLDNFWPDLKAVHELYDSILQSRRERECESQENNGKEYPEHLPMEVLEAGIKSGRYVQGVLNVNKHRAQMEAFVRLQGASGKETDLQSDILIHGTKARNRAIHGDVVAVELLLQHEWKGRTASLCENDTEEKAPGDTSSEPMPTGRVVGIIQKNWRDYVVTFPSKEESQSQGKNAQKILVTPWDYRIPKIRISTQQAEALQDCRVIVRIDSWESTSVYPNGHFVRVLGRIGDLEGETAVILVENSISVAPFSEVQMCEMPSSTSENPWNVNPEEEPKRIDLRNMHLIFSIDPKGCEDVDDALSIRTLANGNLELGVHIADVTHFVAVNSYTDIEARARATTYYLADRRYDMLPSILSADLCSLLSRVERYAVSVMWELDKKSYEILRVWYNRTIVQSSYKLVYEVAQGLLDGDLSVVDDILELKELDERTRQQKLEELVWAIGKLTDIARRVRAKRDSCGALELEGVEIRVQLDDKKNIHDLIPKQPLEVHETVAECMILANHWVAKMIWENFPHHALLRQHPPPRQEFFSELRECASAKGFSIDTRSNKALADSLSKADDPLDPTVNKLLRSMATQAMSNAQYFSTGSCPEEEFHHYGLALDKYTHFTSPIRRYADIVVHRLLMAASLKDTKVDVTANLFSNKDLEELCRHINNRNRAAQRAQKQSTELFQCMYFKDKVSETDERCTADGVIYSIRTNGVLVFVPRYGIKGAAYLKNKEGLVISCQSDGSCVWTPGSLQHFQNRITSTTVAGESVTFSLFDHITVKISVQSSRCHPDTIKLEIISNRPYKNIATELYQKNSHVLKADLVKEVTRSAEEAQLAQEKKNVEVIQEEYQQYCQTKGVSLYQLFEEIRDLALLDVSAGN, from the exons ATGCAAACAGCATGTCAAGCTGTGCAGCATCAAAGGGGTCGCAG ACAGTACAACAGATTGCGAAATCTAGTGAAGGATGCGCGTCATGACTGTATTCTGTTTGCTAATGAATTCCAGCAGTATTGTTATTTgccaagagagagaggagaatcaatGGAGAAATGGCAGACCAG GAGTATTTACAATGCAGCAGTATGGTATTATAATCACTGCTTGGGTCAGCTGCCGGTTGTTATGGTAACAGAAGATGAAGATGCTATCAGAGAATATGGAGGTGAAACGGAAGGAGTGTTTGTGATTTCATTCAAG AATTACTTGGATAATTTTTGGCCCGACTTAAAAGCTGTCCATGAACTCTACGATTCTATACTTCAATCTCGGCGTGAACGAGAGTGTGAAAGCCAAGAAAACAATGGGAAGGAATACCCTGAACATCTTCCTATGGAAGTATTGGAGGCTGGGATCAAATCTGGACGATATGTACAG GGTGTCCTGAATGTCAATAAGCACAGAGCACAAATGGAAGCTTTTGTTCGACTTCAAGGAGCCAGTGGTAAAGAAACAg ATCTCCAAAGTGATATACTTATTCATGGTACCAAAGCTCGGAACCGTGCAATCCATGGTGATGTAGTAGCTGTAGAGTTGTTACTCCAGCATGAATGGAAAGGAAGAACTGCTTCCCTTTGTGAGAATGATACTGAAGAAAAGGCACCAGGTGACACCTCCAGTGAACCTATGCCCACAG GTAGAGTTGTTGGAATCATTCAGAAGAACTGGCGAGATTATGTGGTCACTTTTCCATCCAAAGAAGAGAGTCAGTCTCAGGGTAAAAATGCCCAAAAAATCCTTGTTACACCTTGGGATTACAGAATTCCTAAAATCAGGATCAGTACACAGCAGGCTGAGGCACTACAG GACTGTAGAGTTATTGTGCGTATTGATTCCTGGGAGTCAACATCTGTGTATCCAAATGGACATTTTGTACGAGTTTTAGGACGGATAGGAGATCTCGAAGGGGAAACTGCAGTTATTCTAGTGGAGAACAGCATTTCTGTTGCCCCTTTCTCAGAAGTCCAG ATGTGCGAGATGCCTTCCAGTACCTCAGAGAATCCATGGAATGTGAATCCAGAGGAGGAACCAAAACGCATAGACTTGAGGAATATGCATTTGATATTCAGCATTGACCCCAAAGGCTGTGAAGATGTGGATGATGCACTGTCCATTAGAACATTAGCCAATGGGAACCTAGAGCTAGGTGTCCACATTGCAGATGTAACCCATTTTGTGGCAGTAAATTCTTACACTGACATTGAGGCCAGAGCAAG GGCAACAACGTATTATTTAGCTGATCGTCGTTATGATATGCTGCCTTCCATCCTGAGTGCTGACTTATGCTCTCTTCTTAGCAGAGTTGAAAG gtatgCTGTCAGTGTCATGTGGGAGCTAGATAAAAAGTCCTATGAAATCCTGAGAGTCTGGTACAACAGAACCATCGTTCAGTCTTCATACAAACTGGTCTATGAGGTAGCTCAGGGATTATTAGATGGTGACCTAAGTGTTGTTGATGATATCCTAGAACTCAAAGAACTGGATGAGAGAACTAGACAACAGAAGCTGGAAGAACTGGTCTGGGCAATAGGAAAACTGACTGATATAGCTCGACGGGTTCGGGCAAAACGTGACAGCTGTGGCGCTCTAGAGCTGGAAGGAGTAGAAATAAGAGTGCAGCTGGATGATAAAAAGAACATTCATGATCTCATTCCTAAACAGCCGCTGGAGGTGCATGAGACTGTTGCTGAATGTATGATCCTTGCTAACCACTGGGTGGCAAAGATGATTTGGGAGAACTTTCCTCACCACGCTTTGCTGCGCCAACACCCTCCACCACGACAAGAGTTTTTTTCTGAGCTCCGAGAATGCGCGAGTGCCAAAGGCTTTTCCATAGACACACG GTCTAATAAAGCACTGGCTGATTCTCTGAGTAAAGCAGATGATCCCTTAGATCCAACTGTGAATAAATTACTGCGGTCCATGGCTACTCAGGCGATGTCTAATGCACAGTACTTCTCGACTGGCTCGTGCCCTGAAGAAGAGTTCCATCATTATG GACTTGCCCTAGATAAATATACGCATTTTACTTCTCCAATTAGAAGATATGCTGATATTGTCGTCCACAGACTGCTAATGGCTGCCAGTTTAAAAGATACTAAAGTAGATGTTACGGCTAATTTGTTCAGCAACAAAGATCTTGAGGAATTGTGTAGACACATCAACAACAGAAACAGG GCTGCACAACGTGCCCAGAAACAGTCTACGGAGCTTTTTCAGTGTATGTATTTCAAAGACAAAGTCTCTGAAACAGATGAGCGCTGTACAGCAGATGGTGTTATTTACTCCATTCGAACAAATGGGGTACTTGTTTTTGTACCAAG GTATGGTATTAAAGGTGCTGCATATCTGAAAAACAAGGAGGGTTTGGTCATCTCCTGTCAGTCTGATGGCAGTTGTGTATGGACACCTGGTTCTCTTCAGCATTTTCAGAACAGAATTACTTCCACAACAGTTGCTGGAGAATCTGTTACATTTAGTCTGTTTGACCATATAACA GTAAAAATATCTGTGCAGAGTTCACGCTGCCATCCTGACACCATCAAGCTTGAAATAATTAGCAACAGACCTTACAAGAATATAGCCACAGAGCTTTACCAGAAGAATTCCCACGTATTGAAAGCTGACTTAGTAAAAGAAGTAACTAGATCTGCTGAGGAAGCTCAACTtgcccaagaaaaaaaaaatgttgaagtaATTCAGGAAGAATATCAGCAATATTGCCAAACAAAGGGAGTTAGCTTGTACCAACTGTTTGAGGAAATTAGGGACTTAGCTCTACTAGATGTATCAGCTGGTAACTGA
- the DIS3L gene encoding DIS3-like exonuclease 1 isoform X2 encodes MNGKEELLPFVRMILKKRHQVTPPVNLCPQDCRVIVRIDSWESTSVYPNGHFVRVLGRIGDLEGETAVILVENSISVAPFSEVQMCEMPSSTSENPWNVNPEEEPKRIDLRNMHLIFSIDPKGCEDVDDALSIRTLANGNLELGVHIADVTHFVAVNSYTDIEARARATTYYLADRRYDMLPSILSADLCSLLSRVERYAVSVMWELDKKSYEILRVWYNRTIVQSSYKLVYEVAQGLLDGDLSVVDDILELKELDERTRQQKLEELVWAIGKLTDIARRVRAKRDSCGALELEGVEIRVQLDDKKNIHDLIPKQPLEVHETVAECMILANHWVAKMIWENFPHHALLRQHPPPRQEFFSELRECASAKGFSIDTRSNKALADSLSKADDPLDPTVNKLLRSMATQAMSNAQYFSTGSCPEEEFHHYGLALDKYTHFTSPIRRYADIVVHRLLMAASLKDTKVDVTANLFSNKDLEELCRHINNRNRAAQRAQKQSTELFQCMYFKDKVSETDERCTADGVIYSIRTNGVLVFVPRYGIKGAAYLKNKEGLVISCQSDGSCVWTPGSLQHFQNRITSTTVAGESVTFSLFDHITVKISVQSSRCHPDTIKLEIISNRPYKNIATELYQKNSHVLKADLVKEVTRSAEEAQLAQEKKNVEVIQEEYQQYCQTKGVSLYQLFEEIRDLALLDVSAGN; translated from the exons ATGAATGGAAAGGAAGAACTGCTTCCCTTTGTGAGAATGATACTGAAGAAAAGGCACCAGGTGACACCTCCAGTGAACCTATGCCCACAG GACTGTAGAGTTATTGTGCGTATTGATTCCTGGGAGTCAACATCTGTGTATCCAAATGGACATTTTGTACGAGTTTTAGGACGGATAGGAGATCTCGAAGGGGAAACTGCAGTTATTCTAGTGGAGAACAGCATTTCTGTTGCCCCTTTCTCAGAAGTCCAG ATGTGCGAGATGCCTTCCAGTACCTCAGAGAATCCATGGAATGTGAATCCAGAGGAGGAACCAAAACGCATAGACTTGAGGAATATGCATTTGATATTCAGCATTGACCCCAAAGGCTGTGAAGATGTGGATGATGCACTGTCCATTAGAACATTAGCCAATGGGAACCTAGAGCTAGGTGTCCACATTGCAGATGTAACCCATTTTGTGGCAGTAAATTCTTACACTGACATTGAGGCCAGAGCAAG GGCAACAACGTATTATTTAGCTGATCGTCGTTATGATATGCTGCCTTCCATCCTGAGTGCTGACTTATGCTCTCTTCTTAGCAGAGTTGAAAG gtatgCTGTCAGTGTCATGTGGGAGCTAGATAAAAAGTCCTATGAAATCCTGAGAGTCTGGTACAACAGAACCATCGTTCAGTCTTCATACAAACTGGTCTATGAGGTAGCTCAGGGATTATTAGATGGTGACCTAAGTGTTGTTGATGATATCCTAGAACTCAAAGAACTGGATGAGAGAACTAGACAACAGAAGCTGGAAGAACTGGTCTGGGCAATAGGAAAACTGACTGATATAGCTCGACGGGTTCGGGCAAAACGTGACAGCTGTGGCGCTCTAGAGCTGGAAGGAGTAGAAATAAGAGTGCAGCTGGATGATAAAAAGAACATTCATGATCTCATTCCTAAACAGCCGCTGGAGGTGCATGAGACTGTTGCTGAATGTATGATCCTTGCTAACCACTGGGTGGCAAAGATGATTTGGGAGAACTTTCCTCACCACGCTTTGCTGCGCCAACACCCTCCACCACGACAAGAGTTTTTTTCTGAGCTCCGAGAATGCGCGAGTGCCAAAGGCTTTTCCATAGACACACG GTCTAATAAAGCACTGGCTGATTCTCTGAGTAAAGCAGATGATCCCTTAGATCCAACTGTGAATAAATTACTGCGGTCCATGGCTACTCAGGCGATGTCTAATGCACAGTACTTCTCGACTGGCTCGTGCCCTGAAGAAGAGTTCCATCATTATG GACTTGCCCTAGATAAATATACGCATTTTACTTCTCCAATTAGAAGATATGCTGATATTGTCGTCCACAGACTGCTAATGGCTGCCAGTTTAAAAGATACTAAAGTAGATGTTACGGCTAATTTGTTCAGCAACAAAGATCTTGAGGAATTGTGTAGACACATCAACAACAGAAACAGG GCTGCACAACGTGCCCAGAAACAGTCTACGGAGCTTTTTCAGTGTATGTATTTCAAAGACAAAGTCTCTGAAACAGATGAGCGCTGTACAGCAGATGGTGTTATTTACTCCATTCGAACAAATGGGGTACTTGTTTTTGTACCAAG GTATGGTATTAAAGGTGCTGCATATCTGAAAAACAAGGAGGGTTTGGTCATCTCCTGTCAGTCTGATGGCAGTTGTGTATGGACACCTGGTTCTCTTCAGCATTTTCAGAACAGAATTACTTCCACAACAGTTGCTGGAGAATCTGTTACATTTAGTCTGTTTGACCATATAACA GTAAAAATATCTGTGCAGAGTTCACGCTGCCATCCTGACACCATCAAGCTTGAAATAATTAGCAACAGACCTTACAAGAATATAGCCACAGAGCTTTACCAGAAGAATTCCCACGTATTGAAAGCTGACTTAGTAAAAGAAGTAACTAGATCTGCTGAGGAAGCTCAACTtgcccaagaaaaaaaaaatgttgaagtaATTCAGGAAGAATATCAGCAATATTGCCAAACAAAGGGAGTTAGCTTGTACCAACTGTTTGAGGAAATTAGGGACTTAGCTCTACTAGATGTATCAGCTGGTAACTGA